The Helianthus annuus cultivar XRQ/B chromosome 15, HanXRQr2.0-SUNRISE, whole genome shotgun sequence genomic sequence GTTGTTTCCACTATCTGTTTAAAACCCGAGTTAGTTCGTAATTAGTTAATTTTGtgaattaatttaatttaaattgcaattttaggatatttagaaacccCCTAATCAAATATAAAAATGGTTAGTGTCGTGTCCGATTTGCCCTGCTTgcggtgtgcacatataatgtatatatgtgtgggcgctcgaggggcaaaagtgaaatggtactaactttaacgttattttactaatttcatgaaaataacgttaaaaacagcggatggttaatcatgcatcatgttgTGACGTTGATATCTGACAGACACGagggtacatgcaccaatcagtcCGTGTTTTGATTGTTtaagtgttatgtgtcttatgtccaaggcttgatacaaaactacaatcgagtcAGGGGTCTCACTaaaagcagtctctctattcctacggggtagaggtaaggctgtctacatctaccctcctcagatcctaccttagctttgctatttgtgggatttactaaGTACGATGATGAAGATGATTAGTGTCGTGTCCGTGTCAGTCTAGGTGTAGATAGAGTCTAGTTAACGTAATTAGaaagtctcgtgggttcgatactcgaaCTTACTTAAGCTATActgcattgatcggtacacttgctgGTTGTGTGGTCTAAGTTTTAGAGAGTCTGTTTTTATAAAGTTAAAACTTAGCGTGTCTATCAGTCCGTGTTTCGATTGTTtaagtgttatgtgtcttatgtccaaggcttgatacaaaactacaatcgagtcgggggtctcactagaagcagtctctctattcctacggggtagaggtaaggctgtctacatctaccctcctcagaTCCTACCTTAGCTTTGGTATTAGTGGGATTCACTAagtacgatgatgatgatgattagtgtCGTGTCCGTGTCAGTTTAGGTGTAGATAGAGTCTAGTTAACGTAAttagagagtctcgtgggttcgatactcggacttacttaaGCTATActgcattgatcggtacacttgccggttgtgtggtctaAGTTTTAGAGAGtctgtttttataaataaatggcGAAGAAAGTGAGtgtatgttttgttttgtttttaggCGTATTGCTAGGGCTGTAAATGAATCATTTGTTCATCGAACAATTCGTGAACCTTTCGACAGggagttcgtttatgttcattcgcGTAATTAATAAACGAACGTGAACAAGAGATTCCGTTCGGTTAGTtaaaatgaacgaacacgaacaaatgtCTCGTTTGTTCAATTGCGTTCGTTtacgttcggtaatgtgttcatgaaaattttttcatgttcgtttgtttatgttgttcattaaagattttttaCTATTTATTTACTTTTTCTAAGCTTTTTATATTCTTTAGTTCTTATTTATCTTATTACCCAATCAAATCACAAACCCTATCTCCCCATTGCTTATACGCCGTTCCACTTTCCATCTATTATTCACATCGAAAAATACAATCGACCTTCGCTCAATGATTAGGGTTTCAAGGTCTAGCGCCGCTCCCTCTCACCATCAAGCTCTAGCCATCACCGTCTTTATCGATTTTATTTgtattcgtttgtgttcgtgaacacgttcatttccttaatgaacgaacacaaacagtAAATCTCGTTAGGCGTGAACATATTATATCCTTAAACGAACGAACACCAACAAGACCCTATTCGTATTCGTTCTATTCATTTACCACCCTATGTATTGTACTAGAACATTAATTGAATGGTATTCTATATAGGGGTAGGGGTGCTCCACtttccatcactcaccacacccaaTCATTGTCCGTCACGTCATTGAGCTtgattccatcactagtgatggattttactAGGGGtgcccatcactagtgatagttttttttttcaattataaattaacaataataatttcatttaaataaaaaGCAATATTTCGAGACATATTTTAGGTTACaacttaaaaaaacatataaaaataaaaagatacataaagaaaacctactcctcgtccgaatccggAAATTCCAAACCTAAAGAACCTACAAGTTCAATTAAATTATATCTCAACCGACAGTGAAGTTCTTCATTGCGCAAGTCTTGTTGGACATTTTCgggaacttgtgtaggaggatccggcacccaatcTGGAGATATTGCACATCCatcttcttttattagcataTTGTGCAACATGATACATGCATATACTATGCTATGGATTGTTTTTGTATTCATTGCACGAACCGGTCATTTTAGTATGcgccatctaccctttaaaacaccaaaagccttctcaacatcttttcttgtcGATTCTTGCAACTTCTTGAACGTCTTTTTTAACCTCGATAGGAAATGAAGGATCTTTCACAAAAGCATACCATgatgggtagataccatccacaagaagaTAGCCTCGTCTGTAATATCTTTCGTTAACAAAAAATGGACAGAAGGGTGTTGTACCGTCTGTTACGCTTTGAAACAACGACGATGTATACaaaacattgatgtcgttgtttgaaccaggaacaccaaaatatgaatgccaaaaccataaatcattcgacgttACCGCTTCAaatatgatggttggtcttttaaCGTCACCCTAAAATACGCCactcgcaactctcttggacaatttctCCATTCGAGATGCCATCTAGCCTCATGCGCGGCGTAAATACATGCGATGTCGTGTCTCGTGGGTTTACGTAGAAACTCTTTGGCATACAATTTAATGATCACATGACAAAAGaattgcaaacattcacgtgaagttctgTCCGACATAGCTAAGTATTCATCAAATTGATGGGGAGGGTTACTtatcgctagttggcgaatggcggatgTGAATTTTTGTGTCGGCGTGAAACTTCGTTTGCCCATCCCGTCGTAATATTCTTGAAACCATTCTTTGCTTACTTCGATGTATCctacaatctttaaaaataaatcttttggTAAACGAAAATGATCTCTAAACATTTCAGCATTGTAGACCGGATTCTCCACAAAATAATCCTCTATTAACACTTCGTTGGCATGTATACGATCACGATCCACCATTTTCTTCTTTGGGCGGTTCGAACCTTCAAGTTCGTTATACGCCTTCTCGAAAAATTCAAGCGTGTCATTATCGGAAGACGAAGAGCTATTGGTGTCTTGCAGAAAGGAATTGGTTGGAAATTCCATTTTTAAAATTATGCAAGAAAGTGGTATAAATTTATGTATTTGTGTGGGTGAAATATGTATTTGTGTGGATGGTATATAtatagtgtttattttttttattttctcaaCGGTAACATCATTCAAAACGGTAACATAACATTCAAATCAACGCTCATGGTGGCCACGAGTTATACATATCACGCGTGAACtttgatggtggcggtggtgtatCATGTCCAATAACGCGTGATGGTTGGTTCTTCACGCGACGCCCTGACCCCCCTTAAAATAAATGTTTATTACATTCATCTTAAGCATCTTTACACTAGTTATATTAAAAAGCTATATAAGCCAATATTTTATAATTTGTAggaaaattactttttgagtccatgTGTTTTAGTGTTTTAACTATTtaagttcaaaatcaaaatttttaacgCTTTGAGTCCCTAcagccacttttcttaaccatttgagttcaaatttctaacactgttagacttattctgttaacttttgttaaatgaccaaattgccactatatttaaaaaaacaatttattattattattaaaactatTATTGCATATATACAACATATCTCTCTCCACATCTCTACATATtccacacacactctctctacctaatttctttctctctctcttacTTATCTTTCTCTCTCAACAAAACCACCACCACCCCACAACCATCGCCACCTCCACCACTGCACAACCACCTCCGCACaaccccaccaccacaccatttttgtttagagagagaaagttaaaGGGTTGGTGGTGGTGAGACAGTTGTGGAGGGATCTCGGCAAAAAGGAATTGGTTGGAAATTCCATTTTTAAAATTATGCAAGAAAGTGGTATAAATTTATGTATTTGTGTGGGTGAAATATGTATTTGTGTGGATGGTATATAtatagtgtttatttttttttattttctcaaCGGTAACATCATTCAAAACGGTAACATAACATTCAAATCAACGCTCATGGTGGCCACGAGTTATACATATCACACGTGAACtttgatggtggcggtggtgtatCATGTCCAATAACGCGTGATGGTTGGTTCTTCACGCGACGCCCTGACCCCCCTTAAAATAAATGTTTATTACATTCATCTTAAGCATCTTTACACTAGTTATATTAAAAAGCTATATAAGCCAATATTTTATAATTTGTAggaaaattactttttgagtccatgTGTTTTAGTGTTTTAACTATTtaagttcaaaatcaaaatttttaacgCTTTGAGTCCCTAcagccacttttcttaaccatttgagttcaaatttctaacactgttagacttattctgttaacttttgttaaatgaccaaattgccactatatttaaaaaaacaatttattattattattaaaactatTATTGCATATATACAACATATCTCTCTCCACATCTCTACATATtccacacacactctctctacctaatttctttctctctctcttacTTATCTTTCTCTCTCAACAAAACCACCACCACCCCACAACCATCGCCACCTCCACCACTGCACAACCACCTCCGCACaaccccaccaccacaccatttttgtttagagagagaaagttaaaGGGTTGGTGGTGGTGAGACAGTTGTGGAGGGATCTCGGCAGTGGGGgtgagacggtggtggtgggtgttcaGAGGTAGCGGTAGAGGGATAGTGGTGGCAGTGGGCGACACTAGTGGTGGAGGGATCTCGGCAGTTGGGGgtgagacggtggtggtgggtgtttggaGGTGGCGATAGTGGGATGGTGGTGGCAGTGGGGCGGCACTAGTGGTGGAGGTGAGACAGTGGTGGAGGGTTTCTTGATCTGTAGCGTCATTTTGGTGGGGATGATGGGGCAGTGGTGGAGATGGTGGCGGTTTGGTGgtgtatatatagagagagaaagtgtgctGATGTGTGTGCtggtgttatatatatatatataatttatttttatatatgttgTATATTAAAGCTTTATGCATTAAAGAATTGTCTTGTACTCATGTGCATATAAGACTTGTACTTTTGTGGgtaaatgactaaattacccttgtAATTAACAGACTTGATGGATGATGTTAGAAATTTAGACTGAAATAgttaagaaaagtggctataggaAATTATGGTGTTtaacattttaattttataatcaAATGGTTAAAACTATTAAAACACAAATACTAAGTAAATTTCCCTAGTTTGTATTTATTTTAAGATATGGTATGAATGCTGTTAGATgccatattaaaaaaaaaaaaaaaaaaaaaaaaaaaaaaaaaaaaaacatgtcgTAGGACAGAAAGACACAATAATAGATCACATATTCATTTCATTGAGTTAGTCTtttaatcacaacacaagaagatAAAAGTCGGAAGGAACTTTAATGTTTCCAAAataacttaattatagtaaaaacATCCACAAAGTTGAATGAATTCGGACGTCTTAATTCATCATTTTTTCTCCTCTCTCTCATTTTTCCGTCTTTCCTCCTTTACTGACTTGAATTT encodes the following:
- the LOC118487427 gene encoding uncharacterized protein LOC118487427; amino-acid sequence: MEFPTNSFLQDTNSSSSSDNDTLEFFEKAYNELEGSNRPKKKMVDRDRIHANEVLIEDYFVENPVYNAEMFRDHFRLPKDLFLKIVGYIEVSKEWFQEYYDGMGKRSFTPTQKFTSAIRQLAISNPPHQFDEYLAMSDRTSRECLQFFCHVIIKLYAKEFLRKPTRHDIACIYAAHEARWHLEWRNCPRELRVAYFRVTLKDQPSYLKR